One Streptomyces sp. P9-A2 DNA window includes the following coding sequences:
- a CDS encoding alpha-L-arabinofuranosidase C-terminal domain-containing protein → MSRTARTRPRSRTRLRTGLTATALLTAAALLPAPAHAEDVTDYTITVDPRAEGAAIGDTTYGVFFEDINRAADGGLYAELVQNRSFEYSTADNGSYTPLTSWTTGGTAEVRDDSGRLGERNRNYLALAAGSSITNAGYNTGIRVEQGKRYDFSVWARAESGSTLTATLKDAAGTLANTRRVAVRGDWARYEATFTATRTSNRGRLAVASSGAAALDMVSLFPRDTYKGQPNGLRKDLAEKIAALKPGFVRFPGGCLVNTGSMEDYSEDSGWQRKRAYQWKDTVGPVEERATNANFWGYNQSYGLGYYEYFRFAEDVGAMPLPVVPALVTGCGQNKATDDEKLLKRHIQDTLDLIEFANGPANSTWGKVRAEMGHRKPFGLTHLGVGNEENLPREFFTRFERFRAAIEAEHPDITVVSNSGPDDTGTTFDTLWQLNRDGDVDMVDEHYYNSPQWFLQNNDRYDSYDRGGPKVFLGEYASQGNAWKNGLAEAAFMTGLERNADIVELASYAPLLANEDYVQWSPDMIWFNNHASWGSANYEVQKLFMTNTGDRVVPSEASGTPDVSGPISGAVGLSTWATSAAYDDVRVTAADGAPLLGDDFSGDASQWTHSGGGSWSVQDGQYVQTDEAAENTLVTAGDPAWQDYDLQVRATKKSGKEGFLVAFGVKDTGNYYWWNLGGWNNTRSAVEQAVDGGKSTLLSKAGSIETGRAYDIGVKVRGRQVTLSLDGQEWGSFTDDKPAEPFRQVVTEDDRTGDLIVKVVNAQPAEARTAIDLGGVRTASTARVTTLAADADAVNTETDTPVTPVTSTLRGVSGGFTYTFPENSVTFLRIKRR, encoded by the coding sequence ATGTCACGCACCGCCCGCACCCGTCCACGCAGCCGTACCCGCCTCAGAACGGGCCTCACCGCCACCGCGTTACTGACCGCCGCCGCCCTGCTGCCGGCCCCCGCCCACGCCGAGGACGTCACCGACTACACGATCACCGTCGACCCGCGCGCCGAGGGAGCCGCGATCGGCGACACGACGTACGGCGTCTTCTTCGAGGACATCAACCGGGCCGCCGACGGCGGGCTGTACGCCGAACTCGTGCAGAACCGGTCCTTCGAGTACTCCACCGCCGACAACGGCTCCTACACGCCCCTGACCTCCTGGACCACCGGCGGCACGGCCGAGGTGCGCGACGACTCCGGCCGGCTCGGCGAACGCAACCGCAACTACCTCGCCCTGGCAGCGGGTTCCTCCATCACCAACGCGGGCTACAACACCGGCATCCGGGTGGAGCAGGGCAAGCGGTACGACTTCTCGGTCTGGGCCCGCGCGGAGAGCGGCAGCACCCTCACCGCCACGCTCAAGGACGCCGCCGGCACCCTCGCGAACACCCGCCGGGTGGCGGTCAGGGGCGACTGGGCCCGGTACGAGGCCACCTTCACCGCCACCCGCACCAGCAACCGCGGCCGCCTCGCCGTCGCCTCCTCCGGTGCCGCGGCCCTCGACATGGTGTCCCTGTTTCCGCGCGACACCTACAAGGGGCAGCCGAACGGCCTGCGCAAGGACCTCGCCGAGAAGATCGCCGCCCTGAAGCCCGGCTTCGTCCGCTTCCCCGGCGGCTGCCTGGTCAACACCGGCTCCATGGAGGACTACAGCGAGGACTCCGGCTGGCAGCGCAAACGCGCCTACCAGTGGAAGGACACCGTCGGGCCGGTCGAGGAGCGCGCCACCAACGCCAACTTCTGGGGCTACAACCAGAGTTACGGACTCGGCTACTACGAGTACTTCCGCTTCGCCGAGGACGTCGGCGCGATGCCGCTGCCCGTCGTGCCCGCCCTGGTCACCGGATGCGGCCAGAACAAGGCCACCGACGACGAGAAACTGCTGAAGCGGCACATCCAGGACACCCTCGACCTGATCGAGTTCGCCAACGGCCCGGCGAACTCGACCTGGGGCAAGGTGCGCGCGGAGATGGGCCACCGCAAGCCCTTCGGCCTGACCCACCTCGGGGTCGGCAACGAGGAGAACCTGCCCAGGGAGTTCTTCACCCGCTTCGAGCGGTTCCGCGCGGCGATCGAGGCCGAGCACCCGGACATCACCGTCGTCTCCAACTCCGGCCCGGACGACACCGGTACGACCTTCGACACCCTCTGGCAGCTCAACCGCGACGGCGACGTCGACATGGTCGACGAGCACTACTACAACAGCCCGCAGTGGTTCCTGCAGAACAACGACCGCTACGACTCCTACGACCGCGGCGGCCCCAAGGTCTTCCTCGGCGAGTACGCCTCGCAGGGCAACGCCTGGAAGAACGGCCTGGCCGAAGCCGCGTTCATGACCGGCCTGGAACGCAACGCGGACATCGTCGAACTCGCCTCGTACGCACCGCTGCTGGCCAACGAGGACTACGTCCAGTGGTCGCCCGACATGATCTGGTTCAACAACCACGCCTCCTGGGGCTCGGCCAACTACGAGGTCCAGAAGCTGTTCATGACCAACACCGGTGACCGGGTGGTGCCGTCGGAGGCGAGCGGCACACCGGACGTCAGCGGCCCCATCAGTGGCGCGGTCGGCCTGTCGACCTGGGCCACCAGCGCCGCGTACGACGACGTACGGGTGACCGCCGCCGACGGCGCGCCCCTGCTCGGCGACGACTTCTCCGGCGACGCCTCGCAGTGGACGCACAGCGGCGGCGGCAGCTGGAGCGTCCAGGACGGACAGTACGTCCAGACCGACGAGGCCGCCGAGAACACCCTGGTCACGGCGGGCGACCCGGCCTGGCAGGACTACGATCTGCAGGTGAGGGCGACCAAGAAGTCCGGCAAGGAAGGCTTCCTCGTCGCCTTCGGGGTCAAGGACACCGGAAACTACTACTGGTGGAACCTGGGCGGCTGGAACAACACCCGATCCGCGGTCGAACAGGCCGTGGACGGCGGCAAGTCGACGCTGCTCTCCAAGGCCGGATCGATCGAGACGGGCCGCGCCTACGACATCGGCGTCAAGGTGCGAGGCCGCCAGGTCACCCTCTCCCTCGACGGACAGGAGTGGGGCAGCTTCACCGACGACAAGCCGGCCGAGCCGTTCCGCCAGGTCGTCACCGAGGACGACCGCACCGGTGACCTGATCGTCAAGGTCGTCAACGCCCAGCCGGCCGAGGCCCGTACGGCGATCGACCTCGGCGGCGTGAGGACCGCCTCCACCGCCCGGGTCACCACCCTGGCCGCCGACGCGGACGCGGTGAACACCGAGACGGACACACCGGTGACCCCGGTGACGTCCACGCTCCGGGGGGTGTCCGGCGGATTCACGTACACGTTCCCGGAGAACTCGGTGACGTTCCTGAGGATCAAGCGGCGGTAG
- a CDS encoding DoxX family protein, with translation MASTTTLSRPATASGQDAPAVPARAYDIGLLVLRLVLGLTMAAHGAQKLFGWFGGGGVEGTGMFFASLGYPSPEAFAVVAGLTETLGGLGLAFGLLTPLAAAAVAGTMVNAIAVKWGGGFFAPEGVEYELVLTLAAVALALTGPGRIAVDRLLPRLRSHRLEYGIAAVVLGAVVAGVTLLLRH, from the coding sequence ATGGCCAGTACCACCACCCTGTCCCGCCCCGCGACCGCCTCCGGGCAGGACGCCCCCGCCGTCCCCGCCCGCGCCTATGACATCGGGCTGCTGGTGCTGCGTCTCGTGCTCGGTCTGACGATGGCCGCGCACGGCGCGCAGAAGCTGTTCGGCTGGTTCGGCGGGGGCGGGGTCGAGGGCACCGGGATGTTCTTCGCGTCCCTCGGTTACCCCTCGCCCGAGGCGTTCGCCGTCGTGGCCGGGCTCACCGAGACCCTCGGCGGACTCGGCCTCGCGTTCGGTCTGCTCACCCCGCTCGCCGCCGCGGCCGTCGCCGGCACGATGGTCAACGCGATCGCCGTGAAGTGGGGCGGCGGTTTCTTCGCCCCGGAGGGCGTGGAGTACGAGCTCGTCCTCACCCTGGCCGCGGTCGCCCTCGCCCTGACCGGCCCCGGCCGGATCGCCGTGGACCGGCTGCTGCCCCGACTGCGCTCGCACCGCCTCGAGTACGGCATCGCCGCGGTCGTGCTCGGCGCCGTGGTGGCCGGCGTCACCCTGCTGCTGCGTCACTGA
- a CDS encoding alpha/beta hydrolase produces MPYTAAPTVTWSVEPDRRPGTPLVVALHGRGADEASFAQLAPHLPQDATVAFVRAPLAEGGGYAWFANRGVGRPLPGSIGATADWLFGWLDTEAAGHTSVSLLGFSGGMAMAGGLLLARPERFAAAVLLSGTLPWDAGLPEAQGRLAGVPVFWGRDVADRVIPADLVTRTGTWLHENSGARLEERCYPGQGHGISLPELADASAFLRSAWEGAA; encoded by the coding sequence ATGCCGTACACCGCCGCCCCCACGGTCACCTGGTCCGTCGAACCCGACCGCAGGCCCGGCACGCCGCTGGTCGTCGCCCTGCATGGACGGGGAGCGGACGAGGCGTCGTTCGCGCAGCTCGCGCCGCATCTGCCGCAGGACGCCACGGTGGCCTTCGTGCGCGCCCCGCTGGCCGAGGGCGGCGGATACGCGTGGTTCGCCAACCGGGGCGTCGGGCGCCCGCTGCCCGGCTCCATCGGGGCCACGGCCGACTGGCTCTTCGGCTGGCTCGACACCGAGGCCGCCGGACACACGTCGGTCTCGCTCCTGGGCTTCTCCGGCGGCATGGCCATGGCGGGCGGCCTGCTGCTCGCCCGCCCGGAGCGGTTCGCCGCCGCCGTCCTCCTGTCCGGCACCCTGCCGTGGGACGCGGGTCTTCCCGAGGCGCAGGGCCGTCTGGCCGGGGTGCCGGTCTTCTGGGGCCGGGACGTCGCCGACCGGGTCATCCCCGCCGACCTGGTCACCAGGACGGGCACCTGGCTCCACGAGAACTCCGGCGCCCGCCTCGAGGAACGCTGCTACCCCGGCCAGGGCCACGGCATCAGCCTCCCGGAACTGGCGGACGCCTCGGCCTTCCTGCGGAGCGCGTGGGAGGGCGCGGCCTGA